tcctttagaagagcactcttcttcatcataagccttgatggttattttcttctttgtctctactgcattttttgaatatcccaaagcctttattaaacttaatgcataaatgtttaagccagctccaccatctatgagtacacgtttgacacggGTTTAATGAATGGTGACTtaaacatgtaagggagcattgtgagggtgttacaaggatgcatcatcattttcaaaaaaaggataagaaatgaggggctatggggtgtcccaccatgttttatAACCGGCCCACATCAaggtcttttgaaactattgtttccgtTAGAtctttctccaatatttccttatgcataggtgaaacttttaggagttccaaaattgatatttgagcggctatcttttgcaattattccactaagttgtattgtctttAAGCaaatgttgattcatttgttatacccagaaatgtaaccttcactttgcttcttggaatgacattgattggttctgaaggtgtgttatctttaacgatgatgacatttaccacatcttcatacgtataagtgtaatttactttagctttgcctttgtcatcttttgatttagattgttcacctttttcatagtttggaagtggagttttaaatgtTAGATGTGATTCATTTATCTTATGACCATGCACTgtaatagttccattatcgattaaatcttgaataagatgcttcaatctttgacaatcattggttttgtgtcctttgtttcgatggtaattgcaaaaatgattgtcattccaccaattaggtttgacttgaggtttatAATTTCTTActtttggtaaagtaatcaatttatttgcaagaagagtttgtaaagctgattccaatggttctccaatgtttgtgaatttcctgtgaggattggagaaaaaaATACTTGGATTTACGattttgttgattgttgttgtttggtacttgacttgataagttgaatATTGGTTATTGTTTGGTAGCATTGTTGTCGTCATTTCCTTCATTGGTAACATtcttattctttgaccaaaatttaggtttgtcattgttattgttgttgttgttgtaggaattgttgtaaaattttaactctcatttctttaccattgcatcttctatctttagaccattttcaatcatcttagaAAAAGGAGGACATTGGATTTTAAGAcaataactcatttcattgataagattatcaatgaatatctccattttctcttgatcgggtacatcacttggatatctattgaacattcgtttccatcattgtaaaaagaccatgaaaggttcaccattcttttgcttgacattacataaatatagcattgttatctcatttcttactttgtaggagtattgtgagataaatttgttcacaagttctcaaaaatatttaattccagatggtagtcttgagaaccattccattgattgtccatttaagctCCTAGGGAATAGATGTattaggtaagtttcatcgtgtgcaaatatcatactcatagtgcaaaattccctaatgtgatcttgtggattagatttcccatcgtatttatcatatttagggatttcacaatgttgtgggaatggtatcatatttaattttttttttcaaaaggatatgggcagatatcctctaaagaatatttcttggaactcattCCATTCTGCATATCCCGTATTTATTGTTGTAAGGTTTACATTTGTTGAGCGAGAGTTATCAAAGGATTATCCATACGAGTTTtccttgcatcctcataagttcttctatcaccacgctctcttcttgtatcatcatggtcttttGTTGTTTTATCTCTCCTCCCATTTCCTCATGATTTAGTCGATTTACAAACTTGTTATTTAGACCATCTATGTTTTTATTGTTAcatgtctctgcatcttgttttaaactttctatgttaaagtcttgttgcaatttagctcctaattttgccaacatcagaaggtatttttccttttgtttctccaataaagtttccattagtttttcaaatttaaaatcttattcaaggtctctaatggtgttattgaccgcttcttcatcaacatttgtgtatccaaaagtttgaaacattgaattatctgcttccatttttttttgttgttttctaaattgctcatattgagctctagtccaaacagGCATGTGATTGATTCAAGAACTTCtcaagttttgaccttctaaatacaacttaatatttgattattggtttaggaagataagatttgttgattttaccactgttattGGTGCATTGTGATAAAGAATCTTGTTGTTGAAAGGCACGTGCTTGCAAAAGTTCTCCATCAAATTCTATCCCATAACCAAGTAATAGTGACGAaaacagtgtaggaatgtcctatgttttaacaagatcttgcgattgatatacaagaactTATCCTATTCAAAGTAGCCTTATAAcgaggttttcttttcttaaggtgatatttaaaagtcatataagcatatgatggtttacaagtttgtttgattacAATGTGAGTacaattctaattttgatataacctaggttcaaaataggaacgatatatccaagataatgaacaaaggttgatatgatcaagtttcagGATAGAGGATtcgatatatcctgatgagaaacttatAATGATGTTAATTTTTGTACTTAAGAaggttgaatcactaacttgttgtGAATTGTATGCTTATGAAGCCTTGGGAAGTAGCCTATTTGATTGATAAACCTGATTATCAGACTAGTTTAAATGTCTTTGATAGTTAAAGACAACTCTACtcgaaaagggtatctgaaactgattttgaaattttggtctGAATGCAAAAATGCCCTCTATCTCAAATGTGAGAAAATGTTTGCGCTAACCTTTttgtcaaaagcgctaacctatgggACAGCTGTGTTGTTCTGTTGCTTGAAAGCGTTGCTCTATGGGACTAAAAGCAGAAAACTATGGTACAAAAGCATGATTTTATTCTTAAAAGCATTAATCTACTGATCAAATGTGTGACACTATGATATAAAAGCATTGTATTGTTGTTTAAATGCATTCTTTTGCACAAAAAATGCATCATTCTACGCAACAAAAGCATTGTTCTAACTATGTTACAAGGATTTTCAATTTTTCAAGCAAGTTGTCAGATATTTGCTCATTTCcaaatgatgatttttcaagttttttaccATACTAAGCATGTTGTAGACATAAAAGACataatgtttgaaaaaaaaatgcacaagaaagcatGAATCCTCTGGTAGGCTGAGACAACAATTTTctaatctcacatggggtttccctcaaggctatgctattcagagcaaatatttagatgtttgaccccactggctccacccttgacactcacttctctagggcagccaagcaccagtttccatgaaaactccccatggaaaacttcatatctctactaagaaccatatgtgtgtgagccacttcagaggtctgacctcctgcaccaacaattagaagtgtatacacctaaaaatggtcttaagataattaattaaataagcaattatttaattaatccccctttctaatttaattgaattcattgggtaatttgattaaattccccctttcatctacttattaataaatctaaggatttatttaataggttcatttcaatagtcccctttgattaattaattcaaattaattaatttcccccccatttaaatcaattattctaatcccctaattaattaaaacaaatcaatttatgagttgttaagaattaattagtcttttcctattatttgaatttttaaattcaaattacccacatgcctcctaacttctaaccacctagcctaaccatccctctaacctaacccattccacctaaccttgggtttaactaaccctatcctatcttgcacattctaacctccttatcctaaactcctatggtgtggatattttcttcttgagacacatggcactttggccacatgtctcctctcttggacacttgcccttttatgagaaaagctccttgacacttgttaccatagagatgaaaagtgtcccttcctccaaccacttctccaacctcttccaatttcacccttgatatcttcagattcaatcttgaccattgattcctgccacctcacccttggccttggaaatcctataaatatcccgcattttggagcaatatggatcccatctcattataaatttaggcattgttactataggcatatcatttgagaattatCGTTATagtcaattgcattagcttaatttcatcattttttagcataattgttgaatcatgtagcttaatcaatctcttttctatcttaattgcatcatcatcatagcttaatcatgcataccattagcttaattagtctcttggatcaatctagcttaatcaatctcatctttgcatataattatcatttcaaatccctccatctaggtgtagtcaagtcactgggcttgcttatccaaatctgagagaaaatccatactcgcatctcttaggaggtgataggtcgctttgtcatggttcatcttcatttgcttattatttgttaaccatgcttgtaatgatctattaagtgtttttgttgcagctgcaggtatcacacttcacatgcacgacattttggcgcccaccatggggccggaaagctcatttttggcctcttaacatcatcaaatttccaatttaGTAGGTTTCTGGCTGGGTCTGATTTAGAATTTTGTATGAGTTCCCTTTCTGCCTTGTACAAGTTCCTTTGTGTCCTCATATGAGTAGGTGATAATTATCATACAATCAGGTGAGAATTATCATACGAAATTTTGTTTCTATGTTTTCAAagtagattgcattttagggttttcatgcttcaatttgattattactaatgctaatcctggtctatttgtgagtttttcaacagcctaactggtttttgcaggacaattgtcgaagattacgcttgtcaaagcttcttttcatccaaacatcatgactactaatgtatctattttgcaggttcctaggaggactcaaccaaactttatgtcttctttaaattttctaggcacacttgtttttgctaaagGGAATGAATaaacatgtattatgtgttttaatgataggcgagtatgctctcacctttcttaggtgatcaaaaagccagactcatcattttctttcattagtgcatatctttagcaggcctgccctcccaatgAGCCTataggccaaagccattaaggtcggtaagaggggaatgacccaagtgggaatggctaacaccaagtactccaacccactataaaataaacatgatttgatgaaaatcaagtcaatgacagtgcttagGAATAgatctcctccataccttcgggtatatcaaaccttggttttcaaagctgggagacctcttaattgagtttataccccgacgtgctaaacaaatcccttactagttccaattaaattagaagctacccaattcacctctgaaagggggataatctttgtgcaatagagatagtaactctcccaagacactttccatatcatgcccccattagcattttgagttggataatatggcattgagaatccattgtgtgagacttagcggccgtattctgattatctattgggtgtgtacctaagtttgaaagcaaaggttttctctctcaaccaacttccttaggtagtgtattatgcttgaggtcacttaacatatcatgtgtttgttgtgtcttagTCCTTAAAATAGAAAATCGGACATATAAGAAATtggaaaacaaaagcaaaacatcaaacttcattgatcaaaaatctatccaaacaaagtttttgtctTTGTTCTGTCCTCTGTTGTATGAGCTTGTTAGTTTGTCATGCGAGGCATCTATTTTATCATCCAGTCTAGTGAGAATTGTCATGCGAACCAGTTTAGCAGAAAAACTTGTGTTATCTTTTATCATCCGGTCCAGTGAGAATTGTTGTATGAGTTTATGTCTTCTGTCATGTGAGATTTTCGGTTTGTCGTATGAGCATGTCTAAATTGGCATTCGAGGCTATGTGATCTATCATACGAATTTATGTCTCTGTCTACCCAGAactatcttcttgcatgtcttttttagaTCTGTCATATTTCCTTCATCAGTttacagtaagcataaacacctattatctatcaTTCTATGCTAATATTGTctccttggttcacttggtcaagttatcatctatcaatttggactctagaaatagacacctcaagattttcaagtattcaccttcaacaagttcaagacctaaacatctcaaagtgcatcatcaccctctttgataaactgatcactcaaaaacatagtttctcattaggatctatcatcctttatcacgaaactacaacgtttggtcaagataaccttgtcccacatcgtaggatatatcattcctattggacttggtttttatcaaaatcatcatcattgcactccaaaatcaaagatcaaaaaacttgcaaacttttaaaacacttgaatcatcttttcatgtcatatcactctatcgcatttacattgacagttgatcacttattgaaacaacttttggacaattgaatcctagcacaatattCAACTCACGTGTATGCTcgttttaactagagcgcagagaCAGGAGATCATaggaatagaaatagaaacatttgaaatagctgaagatcatatcaacatgaaacaccaaagaaaaatacaagaagaagacataacaagccaacatatcagagaaatcaaacaagtccaaaatcaaaatccaactatgtcaaaacctcacaaggattcaaatgcatttttaaagaaaggtggctcttttatgcaactcttaaagagatccctaagggattttgttgaggaagatcaaaatcatgcacctatgtctagcaatggctcatccccccataagcaaattgactctacaaaggcatctattcctacacctcttaaaaacttgcaagaatcttccatagagTCTTCACCAAGTAATatacccatcaaacctatttcagaggatcctattaaaatctcatctccttcatatccaaggattgattccttgcaacatccccataatgattccttgcaaattgaagtcctcaatAATATAAcacttgttaaacatgtcctaatagatggggcaactggcttaaacattttctctttgagtcttgtctgtgctctaggttattttgaagatgcagttgatccccagaaaaagataaaaattaaagcctatgatgaagaagagcgttcctctaaaggatttgtgatgttacccataagagtgggacctttgtagaaagacacagcatgccaagttctagacttggacttaccatacaacatactcttgggaagaccatggatacatgacatatggGCTAtcccatcaacatgtcatcagtgcctgaaatttccatacaatgggcaggaaatcatgatctcaacagactcaaatccattgcagtgttgtagtaatccaaaactagctcaagaggtcattgtttcacataatagagaggcaacatcttcaagcacacaatccaaggaacaatcatttgcataaattttgtcaaacatggaaaaacaaatgcagctaaaagatcgagggaacggagaatatttgctatcatggaaaaacaaacaagaacaactttaaattgaaagggaagaagaagatgtaggagtcgatatagttcacacgtatgcaggacaaatgttaggaactagcccacttgaatcagaatcacattcgattgacttggacttaattgaggacgatcaagagctccttgtgcgaggtcattctaacgagagtaacattctagacatggaaatacctattgaaaattttgacatctctatcatgacccctaatatctttgaaattattcaacatgaggatcctttattcTTAATCCaccctgaacctatggactgggaaaatgaaggacatactaccattgatacctttcctaatgaccatgccatatttgttatctaaaatttcattacccatgtaattttagccaaaggatgcatatttatcaaatgattgcatttacaaaaggtacattgcagtgttttaaaaagaaaaaaggtgtattttttatttgtattgaacaatgatagattacaaattgagttcatgcatctgaagcatatttatatacactgagtttcttaaaacctcacacaagccgtgagcttagcatttctatctttcctacatatccaaaacagaaaaggatagaatcaaatagtgagtgtgaggataaccagtcattgccttgggttgctttgactggttatTGGCTGCCCCGTTGCCCTTATGAATGTTTCCTCGATCTTCAGACTCTGAAAAACCCCTACTTTCCTTCACAAAAGAGAAGAGGTGTTAGATCCAATagatctaagcaatgaaagatCATCCTACAACGTATCATTTATCATAGCCTATCATATTTCGGTTTTGAAAGGGCGGGAAAGATAAAGACACAAATCAGTGCTTCAGGAGAAAGAAAtgtttatgctaatgtgtttgtttcatgcgcagataattagttactctaattggcatgtgcccctgaccgaggctccctttgggtatgagcccgacataccctttagagtaactaatctcagaatatcaaagtggaatgatgaagaaaccaactgaagtatcaaagggacatgtttgttttaaatctgaaaccttttactttactattcatgatatgcataaaaagaaaaaattaatgaataaactgttttaagggacatattatttcaatGTGAAACCTTACAGTATTTAAAAGGGTCAATACGACACCGTGAAGATAAACAATTCAATGCAACAAGTTGGTAAAGAAACAGAATATCTAAGTTTTTTAAATACATGTTCAAACAGTGAACTTCAATGAAATCAGAATCAACTGGTAATGAAATGAGTGTCACGAGCCCGTGCTTGAACTTCATTTCTACATAACTTTAAATACACAGTATGAAAACACAAAGGAATTTATCTCTTTGCAGGAGAATTCAACAAGCAGTTTGATTCTCAAAGACACAACtgtaaatataataaacaaaataggCAATGGCATAACTCTTGGGCAGGTCGGAAGATTGCAACTATTGCTCCCCTTTTTGCCTAGGGAACTGGTGACAAACTATGGTAAGAAAATAATTAAGAGTCTCCATGACAAAAATTGCTGGAATAATGAACTGCTCTGGCTGCCTATGGAAACTCTTACAGGGGACACTTTCAAGGATAAAAGGATGGATCTGATAAAAGCTTTCAAGTAGCTTTAACCAGTACTTTTCAGGAGTGGGGAAACACGGTTTTTGGCTGTAGAAAATGACTTCAAGGAACACTAGTTCTATGTCTGTTTCAAGGTCATCACCTAGGGTAGATGTTGGAGACTGCAAGAAAATAGAGGAAGCAGAGAAAATCAATCAATATGTTGCAATTGTTACCTCTACTATAGACCAGCTGAAGACACAAGTCCAAGCTAATCGATCTATGCAtgtaaaagaaaaaaatagaatccAATGCTATACATCTAAAAGCATGTACTGCTTACCTTCAGTCACTTGCAGATACCATGCAGGTACCAAATGCGATTGAGAAGGATGGTAATAAGGACATGTTTACATTGAGAATAGAAAGTGCTCACTGTAAATTAAGTGATTCTGATCATATGTTGGGAGACAAGGAAAATGTAAATTGTCAAGAAGAAGGTTCTAGTGCATCCTCAACAATTATTTATGCAAGCAGCTCTGGGTGCAAGAGTATTGTTTGAGCAATTAAGCTTCCATTTGTGGAAAAGATACCGCCTTATACTACATGGATCTTTCTTGACAGGAACCAAAGGATGGCAGATGATCAGTCAGTTGTTGGAAGGAGGCATATTTACTATGACAAATGTGGAAATGAAGCATTGGTTTGTAGTGATAGTGAGGAGGAGGTTGCTGAAGAGGAAGATGCTAGACATGAGTTTACTGAAGGGGATGATTTTGTTTTACGAATGACAATACAGGAGCATGCGCAATCCCAGGCAGTGTTCACAAGCCTTGGTCAGTGTATTGAAGCCAAACCTTCTGAGCTTGAGGGAAGATATATATTTCTTACGGAGCAAGACAAGAAGAAACAAGTGAAGAACTCTGAAACTGTTGCAGCAACTGCAGAAAATATAGCTTCTAGTGATGACATATTTCTTGGAAAGGATCTAGATGCTGCTTTGGATTCCTTTGACAACTTGTTTTGCAGACGTTGTTTGGTTTTTGATTGTCGGTTACATGGTTGTTCTCAGGGTCTCGTTTTACCTAGTGAAAAATAGTCACCATGGAGCAACCCTGAAGAAGACAACAAAACACCATGTGGGATCCACTGTTATTTAGTGGCACTGAAAGCTACAGAAAACATCACTGTTGCAGATTCTTCTACTCCTGATGCTTGTGAGGTGACGCCTCTTCGTGGAACTAGAAAAGATATCTTCATGGAATGTTTTCCAAAGGAAGGTTCAGGTGCAAATAGTAGCTGCACAGGTGTTAAAAGGCCAACAACTATCATGACTGAAGGTGCTTGTTCTGGTGAAGAAGTTACAACTGAGAGCAATCAAGGAGACTCTAATGCTGGAAAGGAAGCATCAACTTTGCAACATGCAGAGTTTTCTAGGAGAGGTAAAAGACGAATAAACGTGGAGGTATTTCAAGGAAAGATTATAAGAGAACTGCTAAAGAAGTATTAGTTTCCATGAGGAAAAGACAAAAAACAATTgcagtttcagatatggatactaTTGTTAGTGGAAGTACCCCACCTTCTGATGTTAATTTCAGCTCAAACACAAGGTGTTCTGATAGCAATAAATCCAAACTCTCTCAAAAGAAACTTTTCAGGACTATTTCAGTCAcaaaacaatccagaaaacaaGATTTAGGCAATATAGATGATGATCAAGCACATGATATAAAGGAGGCATGAAGAGTAAAGAGCTTCCGATACACAAGAAAATAGCATGCAGCCATCAAATAGTAGTAATTTTGAAACTAATACAAAACATATTTTTGAATCTTTTAAAGCTGAAGAGAGTGTTTCTGACAGTTCCGAGTCTCTCAGAGATAAACAAGAGAATACTCTCTACACACCCCTATTGGACTCCAGTGATATTGATCAGCAGAAAAAGATTGTTCCTTCAGGAGTAGATTTCAACTCTAGAGATAAGAATGTCCAGTTTTCATTACTTGAAAACATCAAACCATCTTACAAGTTTGAAGTCGATGGTCATTCTCTACCTTGGTTTGTCTAATGGAGGATGAAAAGGTGGCTTTCTTGTGCTAGGCGTCATCTTGAAGAGACACTATATATCAAGGACAAATATATCAGGGAAGCTTGTGAAGTCTTCAAAGGGAACACGAATTCTTCTTATATAGAGAGTTTTATTTCCAAAGCATGCTGGAACTGTTTGATTAAAATGCCTTAAAAAGGATGCGGTATCATGGAATGCGATGATAGTAACAAGTTTCCTGGTAATATGGTGCGTGCAAGATgttaaaaatgtaaaaaataaacaCAGCGCGTTATCTTCCTGgtaaatatgtatgcaaaatgtagcATATGCAAGATGTAAAAAAACGGACACAGTAAGTTTCCTGGTAAATGTGGTGCGAGCATACCTGTAGAGAAAACGATTTGCATTTAGAGAGAAGACTTAGAAAGCCCAGCACCCTTTGTCAATGGCGGCACCAAACCCTCCAGAACCTTCTTTGCTGTTCGCACTTTGCAAAATGAGAAATATGATGGAGTGCGAAACTTTTAGGGTTATAAAATCCTTTGTCATTTTTTATATTCTCCCTCAAGTCCGCTGGGCTTTATTATATGCAATATAATAAAAATCAAACATGTTCGATAAAATGGATGTTTATTAATatatcaaatatgttttatttttattatatttttgttttcattcttgGTCAAAACGCTGGTATTTCTTTGTAAAAGGTATTTAATTACAATGCAATTATAAATTGTAATTGAATATTATTATTCGAAATGTAAAAGGTATATCCATATGCAAgaaggagactaagtcttttgaCTTTGTTTTGAAATGGAGTTAATTTAGGAGAGATAAGGCtctcattgaagaagtcttttcagtttggagacataaggagagcatataggatcatgcataaccacttgggaaacattcaaaaggagttgagataattttggagacaagaaagtttttataggaacatgaggttgtttgaaaccaaatggagtgaatctagggaggttggagcacttttaggtaaagggtcgaagttggacttttccaccattttggggagcttttattacttggttaagtGTTTTGAGGCTGTTTCTAGTGATCTTTTGGGTTGGTTATTTTTTGAGGAAGACTTTTCCAGGTTTATAGCCCtttttggtgtcttctagactcCTCTTTTTGAGGCACTTTTCTTGCATCCGACCCAATTAGTTGGGGGTTTTTTGTACTTAATGCCTGAAGACACTTCATTTGGAGTTAGTTCAAATTTATGCAAGAATAGTGTTTTGAGAGACTTTTTTTCTTGTCCTTGGCATTTTCTTTTGCACAGATTCTGTAACTCAGATTTGGAGATATGATATATGAAACAGCATCTTTTGGAGCAATTTTCTATGGAATCAAGCCTTGTTATCCTTCCAATTTTTTGTGTACAAGCATGATTGATGAAGCTAAATTTGTGAGTTATATTACTCCTTGTTTACTTGTCTCAGTCAGTACCTTAATATAGGAACGTATGTATGTTTGCAGGTCATAGTATGTGTTTTAAAGTTCAAAATTTTTGAGTGAAACATTATTATTTCCTCATTGGTTCGTCTCAAGACCTTATTATGAAATACTTATGCAAACGTATAACAGGAAAGAAGTGTTTATCAATTAAAGTATAATATTGTAGACTGAGATCAGTTTTTTATTATTTATCTctcacattttggtgtatcaccaggTTCTAGTTAATTTTAGTTCAGTTTTAAGTACCTTTTCTGTAATTTCTTACCCTTTACCCTGCAAAGTTAGTCCAATATTAGAGAGTATCAGGTGATTATCCAATAGGAACCGGCCTAGGAACCGGAGGTTTCATTTCAAGTTGCGCATTGcccacatgcagaagtgaatcccatgttaggcCAGATTGCTAAACTTATAGTTTAGTAGGGTGCAAATTTGTGCTTTAACagttttggcatgcccggtgggaccctaaAGGAGGTTCATGTTCATATTTTATGCTGATTTTGATGCACTGTCAGCATAATAAAGACCTGTAAGAGGTTATAAATTTGTGTATCTGGTGACTCCCTGGTGAAAAGATCAAGTGAGCATAATTTTTTTGCCTTATGAGAAGAATTGAAACTAGAAGTTCCAAAAACTTTGAATATTTGCAGCTTTCTTCACCAAAAAGACAAGGAAGATCAGCCAAAAGAACCATATATACAAAAAGAGGCAAGTCATTACCTCCTACAAGAGTTTATCAAAGAAGAGGTAAAGCTGTAAACAGGAATCAAAGAGATAGACATTCAGCCTCACCTACTTGTAGAGTTGCTGCAGCAAGTACATCAGTTCAGCTTGGTGCTATGGCCTTACCAAGAGCCTTTGCTTTCATGCCTTTCGATCAAGGAAGCCCATTGAATTTCACCCAGCATCATGACGTGCCTTTGGCAGCACTAAAAGGCTT
The nucleotide sequence above comes from Cryptomeria japonica chromosome 11, Sugi_1.0, whole genome shotgun sequence. Encoded proteins:
- the LOC131065032 gene encoding histone-lysine N-methyltransferase EZ3-like; translation: MADDQSVVGRRHIYYDKCGNEALVCSDSEEEVAEEEDARHEFTEGDDFVLRMTIQEHAQSQAVFTSLGQCIEAKPSELEGRYIFLTEQDKKKQVKNSETVAATAENIASSDDIFLGKDLDAALDSFDNLFCRRCLGLVLPSEK